The DNA segment GAACTTGGCCGGGCTTGATGGATTGCGGTCTTTCAAGCGCAACCATATCCAGGAAAAGACCGGCGCCAGCAAGATCAGAAAAATCGAGTTGACCGATTGCATCCAGCTTGAAGGATACGTGAATCCGAAGATCGTCTTTCGGGTCAATTCGTCGGCGAAGAGATTCAAGCTCGAGCCGGCCTGCTCGAAGGCCATCCAGAAGACTGTCGAAAAGATGAACAGCACCCAGATCACCAACAGCCGCTTGGCCTCATCTATGGCGCGCGCTTTTTCGCCGCTCGCCATGACGCCGTGAAGGTAGCGCGTTTCGATGCTTATCAACACCAGCACGGCGGGGATCACAAACTGCACGTAGACGCCGGTGATGTCATCCGCGTCACTCGACAGAAAACGGCTCAGCGAAATGATGGCCAAAACCAACATGACCAGCGCGCCTGCCCACAACAGCCAGGTCATCCCTTTTAACACTGCCGCCGCGCTGCTCCCCGCGCCAGCCGTCGCACCGCCGCTGTGCACGGCGGCCTCCGTCTGAGGCTCCGCCGTGAGGGCGACTTGCCCCTTGCGGGGCCGGTTGCCGACTTGAGCCAGGCGCTTGCGCGCGGCAAGATATTGAATCAGCCCAAACGTCATGCCGATGCCAGCCATAGCAAATCCCCAGTGCCAGCTCCCTTCGGGATGAAATCCCATTCGCCCAAGGAATCCTTTGAACCAGTCGCTCTGCGCCAGAAAGCCGCAAACAATCGGCGCGAGGAATGCGCCCAGGTTGATGCCCATGTAGAAGATCGAAAACCCGGCATCGCGGCGCGGGTCGTCTTTGCTGTAGAGGCTGCCGACCATCGTGCTGATGTTCGGCTTCAACAGGCCGGTGCCGAAAACGATCAGGATCAGGCCGGCATAAAATGTCGATAGCGACGAAAAGACCATCGAGAAATGGCCGCAGGCGATCAGGATGCCGCCGATCAGCACGGACAATCGCGCGCCGAGCAGATTATCGGCGACCCAGCCGCCGGGCAGCGACATCAGGTAGACCGATGCCGTGTAGGCGCCATAGATGGCTGCCGCCTTGGGTATGGCAAAGCCCAGGCCCCCCTCGGCTACCGGAGTTTTCATGAACAGCAGCAGCAGACCGCGCATGCCATAATAGCTAAAACGCTCCCACATCTCTGTGAAGAAGAGCGTCGAGAGTCCCGCCGGCTGGCCGCCGAGCCCGGATGTATCTAACGCCGAATCGGCGGCCTCGTCGGGCGTGAAGGTGTTAGTTGCCATATTAGATTGTCCTTATGTTGATTGCGATCAAGGCGCGAACGGCGCGCCGTTCGCCCGCGGCATTCCCCTTCTGCCGCTGAATCGTTTGTCCTATCCGCCACGGATCAGACGCCGGGCATCGCCTTCTTGAGCGGGCGCAGCAAGACAAGCAGGACGACGGCCATCACCAGCGCCAACCCGCTCAAGACGATCCAGAAGGTTGAGTGCGGCCACTTCGTCCAGAAGACGGCGATCTGCGTCAGCTTGTTGCCCATCGCCGTCGCAAAGAACCAGCCGCCCATCATAAAGCCGCGCAACCGCGTCGGCG comes from the Blastocatellia bacterium genome and includes:
- a CDS encoding peptide MFS transporter, with product MATNTFTPDEAADSALDTSGLGGQPAGLSTLFFTEMWERFSYYGMRGLLLLFMKTPVAEGGLGFAIPKAAAIYGAYTASVYLMSLPGGWVADNLLGARLSVLIGGILIACGHFSMVFSSLSTFYAGLILIVFGTGLLKPNISTMVGSLYSKDDPRRDAGFSIFYMGINLGAFLAPIVCGFLAQSDWFKGFLGRMGFHPEGSWHWGFAMAGIGMTFGLIQYLAARKRLAQVGNRPRKGQVALTAEPQTEAAVHSGGATAGAGSSAAAVLKGMTWLLWAGALVMLVLAIISLSRFLSSDADDITGVYVQFVIPAVLVLISIETRYLHGVMASGEKARAIDEAKRLLVIWVLFIFSTVFWMAFEQAGSSLNLFADELTRKTIFGFTYPSSWMQSVNSIFLILLAPVFSWIWLRLKDRNPSSPAKFANGLLFVGLGFLVLAYASSLTGSGPVSPMWLIFVYLLHTIGELSLSPVGMSTVTKIAPPRLVGLMMGLWFLSISIGNLVGGWVAGHFETKADALVRLFGIVAMTTIGAAAVLAVLTPYIKKLMGRVR